Proteins co-encoded in one Gemmatimonadaceae bacterium genomic window:
- a CDS encoding DUF4349 domain-containing protein, producing MSRWTMSSRSRSGRVLWLVAGLAACSRGAADRQDGAVADGAVPAVAPAPEAPAMAGDAAVSAEATMPAPLSRAKLVATVAAGGAATAVTGVAEPARMIVRTARLSMQVADVRRAVQEVTAMTGGVKGFVGDARLWRDGEADRASLTLRVPSDVLDATLGRLRGLAVRVDDESMSGEDVTRQAVDLGAQLTNLRATEAELRALLTTVRLNAKRAADVLEVHQELSRIRGEIEQRTAELQSITQLAAMSTIALEIRPDVGAVPVADGGWQPKGVLREAMRALLATGHVLVDGVIWAVVYAAPLLLLAGGVLLAVRRGWRVLRRRGAPVAPAAG from the coding sequence ATGTCACGCTGGACGATGTCGAGCCGGAGCAGGTCGGGCAGGGTGCTGTGGCTGGTGGCAGGACTGGCCGCCTGCAGCCGGGGCGCCGCGGACCGGCAGGACGGGGCGGTCGCCGACGGCGCAGTGCCGGCCGTGGCGCCGGCGCCGGAGGCCCCGGCGATGGCGGGGGACGCCGCGGTCTCCGCCGAGGCCACGATGCCGGCGCCGCTGTCCCGCGCGAAGCTGGTCGCGACCGTGGCCGCCGGTGGCGCGGCGACCGCCGTCACCGGCGTCGCCGAGCCGGCCCGCATGATCGTGCGCACGGCGCGCCTGTCCATGCAGGTGGCCGACGTGCGCCGCGCGGTGCAGGAGGTCACGGCGATGACCGGCGGGGTGAAGGGTTTCGTGGGTGATGCCAGGCTCTGGCGCGATGGTGAGGCGGACCGCGCGAGCCTGACCCTGCGCGTGCCGTCCGATGTCCTCGATGCCACGCTGGGGCGCCTGCGCGGGCTGGCCGTGCGCGTGGATGACGAATCGATGAGTGGCGAGGACGTGACGCGTCAGGCCGTGGACCTCGGCGCGCAGCTCACGAACCTGCGTGCCACCGAGGCCGAGCTGCGTGCGCTGCTGACGACCGTGCGCCTGAACGCGAAGCGCGCGGCCGACGTGCTCGAGGTGCACCAGGAACTGTCGCGCATCCGTGGTGAGATCGAGCAGCGGACAGCGGAGCTGCAGTCGATCACGCAGCTCGCGGCGATGTCCACCATCGCACTCGAGATCCGGCCCGACGTGGGGGCGGTGCCGGTGGCCGACGGCGGCTGGCAGCCGAAGGGTGTGCTGCGCGAGGCCATGCGCGCGCTGCTGGCGACGGGACACGTGCTGGTGGACGGCGTGATCTGGGCGGTGGTGTACGCCGCGCCGCTGCTGCTGCTGGCGGGGGGCGTGCTGCTGGCGGTGCGTCGCGGCTGGCGGGTGCTGCGCCGGCGCGGTGCGCCGGTCGCACCGGCTGCGGGTTGA